One Leishmania donovani BPK282A1 complete genome, chromosome 15 genomic window carries:
- a CDS encoding actin-related protein 3, putative arp3 yields MACSSCAASVVVCDIGTSTTRLGYAGNAEPTFALPTVCAWRDRMSAETFAVGDAAATMVGPGVQRRRPLEHGLVVDWDVMEEYWRHLFNRYACVEPQDVGVLLTEAAVTPYEQREMTAEIMFESFGVPRLCIGSQALFVLSSVGDGCDTAVVVESGAGVTQVVPIVAGYAVAGAARRFPVAGRDITQYVLKSLREHERGIEAEQALEVAERVKTRYGYTADDIARELARAESSLPSYVIHHTELHSRTGAPYSIDVGYERFLAPETMFQPNLLAAPSALTASACGGLPAVIDSVVWSCPMDGRRPLYANVIVSGGNTRFAHFAKRLYHGLQRALDERSVGVGPAPGSTLGRQVKYEVNVRDHSQATHAVWRGASAFAASPEYATAAVAREAYMECGASVMRQHRV; encoded by the coding sequence ATGgcgtgcagctcctgcgccgcttcggtggtggtgtgcgaCATCGGCACGAGCACCACTCGTCTCGGCTACGCTGGCAACGCTGAGCCAACGTTTGCGTTGCCCACCGTATGTGCGTGGCGGGACCGCATGTCCGCTGAAACGTTCGCAGTTGGGGACGCAGCTGCCACGATGGTCGGGCCCggagtgcagcggcgcagaccGCTAGAGCACGGGCTGGTGGTGGACTGGGATGTGATGGAGGAGTACTGGCGCCACCTCTTCAACCGCTACGCCTGCGTCGAGCCGCAAGATGTCGGTGTGCTGCTGACCGAGGCGGCCGTCACCCCGTACGAGCAGCGAGAGATGACAGCGGAGATTATGTTCGAGAGTTTCGGGGTGCCGCGACTGTGCATCGGCTCGCAGGCGCTCTTCGTGCTCAGCAGCGTTGGCGACGGGTGCGACACagctgtggtggtggagagcggcgctggcgtaACGCAGGTGGTGCCCATTGTGGCGGGTTACGCCGtggccggcgcggcgcgtcGTTTTCCTGTGGCGGGCCGGGACATCACGCAGTATGTTCTGAAGAGCCTGCGGGAGCACGAGCGGGGTATCGAGGCTGAGCAAGCGCTagaggtggcggagcgggTGAAAACGCGCTACGGCTACACGGCAGATGACATCGCGCGCGAGCTTGCGCGGGCGGAATCGAGCTTGCCTTCCTACGTGATCCATCACACGGAGCTACACTCGCGCACTGGGGCCCCATACTCTATCGACGTGGGCTACGAGAGATTCCTCGCACCGGAGACGATGTTTCAGCCAAATTTGCTCGCCGCACCGTCGGCTctcaccgcctccgcgtgCGGCGGCCTACCCGCCGTGATCGACTCTGTTGTGTGGTCCTGCCCGATGGACGGCAGGCGGCCGCTGTACGCGAATGTCATCGTCTCTGGCGGCAACACGCGTTTCGCTCACTTTGCGAAGCGCCTGTATCACGGGCTGCAGCGTGCCTTGGATGAGCGTTCCGTCGGCGTCGGGCCCGCCCCGGGCAGCACTCTGGGCCGACAAGTCAAGTACGAGGTGAACGTGCGCGATCATTCACAGGCAACGCATGCCGTGTGGAGAGGGGccagcgccttcgccgccagCCCAGAGTatgcgacggcagccgtcgCGCGAGAGGCGTACATGGAGTGTGGCGCCTCCGTgatgcgccagcaccgcgtcTAG
- a CDS encoding nucleolar RNA binding protein, putative, which translates to MVYALLELPAGVALFKVDGERRKLKALLHFKSTADALETTAQLVNGELSKPVRKFLKKNYLEKEVSEELAVADAKLAKAIKEKLAIPCVSGEDTLPTFRALKQNIDSLLEDVSAEQLNQTALGLAHNLNRYKLKFSPDKVDMMVVQAVSLLEDLDKEINKYAMRAREWYGWHFPELGKTVNDNVAYCKIVLAMKTRFNARDTDFSDFLEEETEQRVKEAAMVSMGTEIAEEDIENISRLCNEVVAASKYREQLSTYLSSRMQTIAPNLTTMVGEQIGARLIQKAGSLLTLAKYPSSTVQILGAEKALFRALKQRQATPKYGILYNASVVAKAAPAQKGTMSRVLAAKASLSARIDSFGEGDNTPALEYRSKVENRLKAFEEGITYGKSGNARGAGAGLEQRGSYGDSQGNGFKRPRMNTSGFNSDRGGRGGGGGFKRSRPENGGY; encoded by the coding sequence ATGGTGTACGCACTGCTGGAGCTGCCCGCTGGCGTGGCGCTGTTCAAAGTGGACGGCGAGAGGCGTAagctgaaggcgctgctgcattTCAAGAGCACCGCCGATGCGCTcgagacgacggcgcagctcgtgAACGGTGAGCTGTCGAAGCCGGTGCGCAAGTTCCTGAAGAAGAACTAcctggagaaggaggtgtccgaggagctggcggtgGCCGATGCGAAGCTGGCCAAGGCTATCAAGGAGAAACTCGCCATCCCGTGTGTGTCCGGCGAAGACACGCTCCCGACCTTCCGTGCGCTTAAGCAGAACATCGACAGCCTCCTCGAGGACGTctcggcggagcagctgaacCAGACGGCGCTCGGTCTGGCACACAACCTCAACCGGTACAAGCTGAAATTCTCCCCTGATAAGGTGGATATGATGGTTGTGCAGGCGGTGTCGCTCCTCGAGGACCTTGACAAGGAGATCAACAAGTACgccatgcgcgcgcgcgagtggTACGGCTGGCACTTCCCCGAGCTGGGCAAGACCGTGAATGACAACGTGGCTTACTGCAAGATCGTCCTGGCCATGAAGACGCGCTTCAACGCCCGCGATACGGACTTCTCCGACTTtctcgaggaggagacggagcAGAGagtgaaggaggcggcgatggtgtcAATGGGCACGGAGAttgcggaggaggacatcGAGAACATCTCGCGGCTGTGCAACGAGGTCGTCGCGGCCTCGAAGTACCGCGAGCAGCTCTCCACCTACCTCTCCTCCCGCATGCAGACCATCGCGCCGAACCTGACAACGATGGTGGGGGAACAGATTGGTGCCCGACTCATCCAGAAAGCCGGCTCGCTACTGACGCTTGCCAAGTACCCCTCCTCGACGGTGCAGATCCTCGGCGCTGAGAAGGCCCTCTTCCGTGCCTTGAAGCAGCGCCAGGCCACCCCCAAGTACGGCATTCTCTACAACGCCTCCGTGGTGGCCAAGGCGGCCCCGGCGCAGAAGGGCACCATGTCCCGTGTACTCGCTGCGAAGGCGTCGCTGAGCGCCCGCATCGACTCTTTCGGCGAGGGCGACAACACGCCTGCCCTAGAGTACCGCAGCAAGGTGGAGAACCGCCTCAAGGCTTTTGAGGAGGGCATCACGTATGGCAAGAGTGGCAAcgcccgcggcgccggcgccggcttGGAGCAGCGCGGTAGCTATGGCGACAGCCAAGGCAACGGCTTCAAGCGCCCGCGCATGAACACTAGCGGCTTCAacagcgaccgcggcggtcgcggcggcggcggcggcttcaaGCGCTCGCGCCCAGAAAACGGTGGCTACTAG